A genomic stretch from Mycosarcoma maydis chromosome 3, whole genome shotgun sequence includes:
- a CDS encoding uncharacterized protein (related to Exocyst complex component Exo70): MSYAGQSSKASSSLDPRSIRTASSSAYPNHAGVGTHHDSEVAFAELQMLSQNQRKLATLTGRMTTILSGFDKRLIKLEGSILPIHKGTQKLARMSDNIDLTLSALNKTLGHYDVVIDEQPLLKQGPDASDTRPYMDTIDRVIKGLDYLQKSNLKSQEGVMKRMNDLIELGARNLCTVISDWVRADSEAIDLSEYSRNAHYPVLSETTHNAIVPIFNYLSTLPQHPRTGFAPMSAGLAVYASVRGDYLKQCLAPLAARLQQHALEQIGTGVTGAGMVMVTQDDDFDSHSNYRRGQAGAVELFEAYYGMLDNDYRILQGLMTSAELDKQTLLLASTFSQLASQPLTALIESLGTVQSHVRRHLATHTSFLLDLIGALSGIVLTGRWDVLLRAMEDSPEAPLHSTSPIDRAELDLNTGFAPAAEVLEIYSKLKNTAIGIFPRFIEDVKAIPARKVSEVPSTSVNEITYLGLQFIRQITEYSDVVSPLLHTLGNGNWMMSSGVAPILSLGLDSDASKQSIVGDYLNDVVAVVLTSLEARSRAIRQPSTASVFLLNNIGHLRRSVSAPLPSYLGAAEDGSSVSIISLHLGEMGNDLLGTALRQANTSYLDAWSPVVAPLMDDQPLNATQYHRHATSKLIGVGSGSEKNQVKDRFARFYEALEDLERLHRAYPVNREDHELKERLTRDVTRLVCPMYARFLAKHKASDFTKNPSKHIRMTEQEVEDKIASLFC, encoded by the coding sequence ATGTCGTACGCAGGCCAGTCTAGCAAGGCCTCCTCCTCTCTCGATCCAAGGTCGATTCGCACCGCAAGCTCGTCCGCGTACCCGAACCATGCAGGCGTCGGAACTCACCATGACAGCGAAGTCGCAttcgccgagctgcagaTGCTTTCTCAGAATCAGAGGAAACTCGCCACGCTGACCGGTCGCATGACTACGATTCTCTCGGGTTTTGACAAGCGCctcatcaagctcgaaggCAGCATCTTGCCCATCCACAAGGGCACGCAGAAACTTGCGCGTATGTCGGATAACATTGACCTAACCTTATCCGCCCTCAACAAGACGCTTGGACACTACGATGTTGTCATTGACGAACAGCCGCTTCTAAAGCAAGGCCCTGATGCCAGTGATACACGTCCTTACATGGACACCATCGACCGCGTCATTAAAGGTCTCGACTACCTGCAGAAATCCAACCTCAAGAGTCAAGAAGGCGTCATGAAACGCATGAACGACCTTatcgagcttggcgctcGCAACCTCTGCACTGTCATCTCAGACTGGGTACGTGCGGATTCCGAGGCCATCGACTTGTCCGAGTACAGTCGAAATGCTCACTATCCCGTGCTCTCCGAAACGACACACAACGCAATTGTGCCTATATTTAACTACCTCTCCACGCTACCACAACACCCGCGTACTGGTTTTGCGCCCATGTCGGCTGGCCTGGCTGTCTATGCCAGCGTCAGGGGCGACTATCTTAAACAGTGTCTCGCTCCATTAGCAGCAaggttgcagcagcacgctcTCGAACAGATCGGTACGGGCGTCACCGGTGCAGGCATGGTCATGGTTACGCAAGACGATGATTTTGACAGCCACTCCAACTACCGCcgaggccaagctggagccgtcgagctgttcgaagCGTACTACGGCATGCTCGACAACGATTATCGTATCTTGCAGGGACTTATGACCTCGgctgagctcgacaagcagacGCTGTTGCTTGCCTCGACATTTTCGCAACTTGCATCGCAACCTCTCACAGCTCTCATCGAGTCGCTCGGTACGGTGCAATCGCATGTTCGCCGGCATCTAGCCACTCACACCTCTTTCTTGCTGGATCTCATCGGCGCTTTGTCTGGGATCGTTCTAACAGGTCGATGGGATGTGCTACTTCGTGCCATGGAAGATTCTCCGGAAGCGCCTTTGCATAGCACATCGCCCATTGACAGAGCAGAGCTGGACCTGAATACCGGCTTTGCACCTGCTGCCGAAGTTCTCGAGATCTacagcaagctcaagaacACCGCCATCGGCATCTTCCCGCGCTTCATTGAAGACGTCAAGGCAATTCCTGCACGAAAAGTGTCTGAAGTCCCTAGCACCTCGGTCAACGAAATTACTTACTTGGGACTTCAGTTCATACGACAGATTACCGAGTACAGCGACGTTGTTTCGCCGCTCTTGCACACCCTTGGCAACGGAAACTGGATGATGTCGAGTGGTGTAGCACCGATTCTCTCGTTGGGACTTGATAGCGAtgcaagcaagcagagcaTCGTGGGCGACTATCTCAATGACGTTGTCGCTGTTGTGCTTACCTCGCTTGAGGCTCGATCTCGCGCCATCCGCCAGccctccaccgcctccgTCTTCCTACTCAACAACATTGGACATCTCCGGCGGTCTGTATCTGCACCGTTACCGAGCTACCTCGGCGCAGCCGaagatggcagcagcgtctcgattATCTCGCTGCATCTGGGAGAGATGGGCAACGATCTACTAGGTACAGCTTTGCGGCAGGCAAACACGTCATATCTGGACGCCTGGTCTCCTGTCGTTGCTCCACTGATGGACGATCAGCCTCTGAATGCTACACAGTATCACCGTCACGCCACATCTAAGCTCATCGGTGTTGGATCCGGATCGGAAAAGAACCAGGTTAAAGATCGGTTCGCTAGATTCTACGAAGCTCTCGAAGATCTGGAGCGGCTGCATCGCGCGTATCCGGTCAACAGAGAGGATCACGAGCTGAAAGAGAGGCTGACAAGAGATGTCACTCGCCTCGTCTGTCCCATGTAcgctcgcttcttggccaaaCACAAGGCAAGCGATTTCACAAAGAATCCGAGCAAGCATATTCGCATGACAGAGCAGGAGGTCGAAGACAAGATCGCTAGCTTGTTTTGTTGA